One region of Endozoicomonas sp. Mp262 genomic DNA includes:
- a CDS encoding inosine/guanosine kinase, giving the protein MKFPGRRKTKHYFPVNADNRFDLESTVFGHVNTTVCGIDQNLVDITANVDTSLLSDFGLDKGASQWIDNDTADRLYKLLKEKQLIENQYAGGTIGNTLHNYSTLSEDRAIQFGVMSQNIKVGDASYRYLCDTSSKVDLTCLQPVNGSIGRCFALITPGGERTFGISPGQMNDLTPEYIYDDIIKNSSALVLTAYTLGNESLPIYEATLKAAQVAKEHDIPVILTLGTRGLVSAIQKRLVQFISDYVTVVAMNEEEAEALTGHKDPLLASEQILEMTDMALLTAGPEGLYLSGYTEQKMARQTDNPIRSAGVSDFNQFEFSRPLRKGDCEHPIKVYSHISPYMGGPDKINNTNGAGDGALSAVIHDLAANHFHRKILPTSSKHKHPWLTYSSFSQVCKYANRVSYEVLAQSSPRLSRSLPEREDCLEETYWEK; this is encoded by the coding sequence ATGAAGTTTCCCGGCCGACGTAAGACAAAGCACTATTTTCCTGTCAATGCAGACAACCGTTTTGACCTGGAAAGCACTGTTTTTGGGCACGTCAACACGACGGTATGCGGCATCGACCAGAATCTGGTCGATATTACCGCCAATGTCGATACCTCATTGCTAAGTGATTTTGGCCTGGATAAGGGCGCGTCCCAGTGGATTGATAATGATACTGCCGACAGGCTCTATAAGCTTCTGAAAGAAAAGCAGCTGATTGAAAACCAGTATGCCGGGGGAACCATTGGCAACACACTGCATAACTATTCCACCCTGTCAGAAGACCGGGCGATCCAGTTTGGTGTTATGAGCCAGAACATTAAGGTGGGTGACGCCTCCTATCGTTACCTCTGCGATACCAGTAGCAAAGTGGACCTGACCTGCCTGCAGCCAGTGAATGGCTCCATTGGCCGTTGCTTTGCCCTGATCACCCCCGGAGGCGAAAGAACCTTTGGCATAAGCCCTGGCCAGATGAATGACCTGACGCCCGAGTATATCTATGATGATATTATCAAAAATTCATCCGCCCTGGTGCTGACGGCCTATACCCTGGGCAATGAATCCCTGCCCATTTATGAAGCCACCTTAAAAGCAGCACAGGTTGCCAAAGAACATGATATTCCGGTGATATTAACCCTGGGCACCCGAGGGTTGGTCTCTGCCATCCAGAAGCGACTGGTTCAGTTTATCTCGGATTACGTTACGGTGGTGGCCATGAATGAAGAGGAAGCTGAAGCATTAACTGGCCATAAAGACCCGTTACTGGCATCTGAACAAATTCTTGAAATGACCGATATGGCACTGTTAACTGCCGGACCCGAAGGGCTTTATCTCAGCGGTTATACCGAGCAAAAAATGGCTCGCCAAACGGATAATCCCATTCGGTCAGCAGGTGTCAGTGATTTTAACCAGTTTGAGTTCAGCCGTCCTCTAAGAAAGGGGGACTGTGAACACCCCATCAAGGTTTACTCCCATATTTCACCCTATATGGGAGGCCCGGACAAAATCAATAATACCAATGGCGCCGGTGATGGCGCATTATCTGCCGTTATCCATGACCTGGCCGCTAACCACTTCCACAGGAAGATTCTACCCACCTCCAGCAAGCACAAGCATCCCTGGCTAACTTACTCTTCATTCTCCCAGGTATGCAAATATGCCAACCGGGTCAGCTATGAAGTACTGGCACAAAGCTCACCTCGCCTGTCCCGCAGCTTGCCCGAGCGAGAGGATTGCCTGGAAGAGACTTATTGGGAAAAATAA
- a CDS encoding GMC family oxidoreductase has protein sequence MAIKDIFAEGINSGQWSVINAATLEEDLTLEADIAIVGTGAGGGTAAEILAKAGLKVIMIEHGPLKSSNDFNMAEGEAYSSLYQESAARMNKSGSITLLQGRTVGGSTTINWTSSFRTPEQTLNYWTDYFDVKDISAETMHPWFTLMEQRLNIAHWQAIPNHNNDILRKGCEKLGYSWKAIPRNVRGCWNLGYCGTGCPTNAKQGMLVTTIPTALDNKARLVFFCQAQRFLFHKDSVKALECLAMDKHAAFPNGKKVFIQAKHYVAAGGAINTPALLLRSDILDPYNLVGKRTFIHPVVASMAQFPHKIAAYSGAPQSIYSDQFQWRQGTTDPMGYKLEALPLHPALTGTLFGSRGRVLTERMEQYPNTNCLLALLRDGFHPESQGGRVFIRKDGSGLLDYELSEYAWAGAKQALLTQAEIQFAAGARKVMPLHQDAGFVSSMKGAREQLNTLKMTPFLTRVGSAHLMGGCPMSENPKTGVVNSLGEHHHIDNLSIMDGSVFPTSIGANPQLSVYGLVAKFASYLGKKLKTAA, from the coding sequence ATGGCTATAAAAGATATTTTTGCTGAAGGGATTAACAGTGGCCAATGGTCGGTTATCAACGCCGCCACCCTTGAAGAGGATCTTACACTGGAAGCGGATATTGCCATTGTCGGCACCGGGGCCGGTGGTGGGACTGCCGCTGAAATACTGGCAAAGGCCGGGTTGAAAGTGATTATGATTGAGCACGGCCCCCTGAAGTCCAGCAATGATTTCAATATGGCAGAAGGTGAAGCCTACAGTAGCCTTTATCAGGAATCCGCTGCCCGCATGAATAAATCTGGCAGCATTACCCTACTTCAGGGCCGAACAGTGGGAGGCTCCACCACTATCAACTGGACATCCAGTTTCAGAACCCCTGAGCAGACCCTGAATTATTGGACTGATTACTTCGATGTTAAAGACATCTCTGCCGAAACCATGCATCCCTGGTTTACCCTGATGGAGCAGCGCCTGAATATTGCCCACTGGCAGGCCATTCCCAATCACAACAATGATATTCTGCGAAAAGGCTGTGAAAAGCTGGGTTATAGCTGGAAAGCCATTCCCAGAAATGTCCGGGGCTGCTGGAACCTTGGCTACTGCGGCACAGGCTGTCCTACCAATGCCAAGCAGGGCATGCTGGTTACCACCATCCCCACTGCCCTGGATAACAAAGCCCGGCTTGTTTTTTTCTGTCAGGCACAACGGTTTCTGTTTCATAAGGATTCGGTAAAGGCTCTTGAGTGCCTTGCCATGGATAAACACGCCGCATTCCCCAATGGGAAAAAAGTATTTATCCAGGCAAAACACTATGTGGCTGCAGGAGGTGCCATCAACACCCCGGCGTTATTACTCCGCTCTGATATACTTGATCCCTATAACTTAGTGGGCAAACGAACCTTTATTCACCCGGTTGTGGCCAGCATGGCGCAATTTCCCCACAAGATAGCCGCTTACAGCGGAGCTCCCCAGTCCATTTATTCCGATCAATTCCAATGGCGCCAAGGTACGACCGACCCAATGGGTTACAAACTGGAAGCATTGCCATTACATCCTGCCCTGACAGGCACCCTGTTTGGCAGTCGTGGACGTGTCTTGACAGAACGAATGGAGCAATACCCAAATACCAATTGCCTGCTTGCCTTATTAAGGGATGGTTTCCATCCAGAGAGTCAAGGCGGACGGGTATTCATTAGAAAGGATGGCTCCGGACTGCTGGATTATGAACTCAGTGAGTATGCCTGGGCAGGAGCCAAACAGGCTTTGCTTACCCAGGCAGAAATCCAGTTTGCTGCAGGTGCCCGGAAGGTCATGCCATTGCACCAGGACGCTGGCTTTGTGTCATCCATGAAGGGTGCACGGGAACAGCTCAACACCCTCAAAATGACTCCATTCCTCACCCGGGTGGGCTCGGCTCACCTGATGGGTGGCTGTCCCATGAGTGAAAATCCGAAAACAGGAGTGGTTAACAGCCTGGGAGAGCATCATCATATTGACAACCTATCCATTATGGATGGCTCGGTCTTTCCCACCAGTATTGGTGCCAACCCACAACTATCCGTCTATGGCCTGGTGGCCAAATTTGCCAGTTATCTGGGTAAAAAATTAAAAACTGCCGCCTGA
- a CDS encoding DUF2141 domain-containing protein: MGTLRGLQTSLAFFLSNVVGTAFSYEIIFTVQNIRNNQGYLMAALHNQSNTFPGKGGALIYIKAQAKKGVMKQKFLVETPGNYAISIFHDENNNGVLDKNLLGIPTEGYGFSNTAEPDFKKAVLHVNKETTEVTIDLKYPYNPPKNQK, from the coding sequence ATGGGCACACTTAGAGGACTCCAAACCAGCCTGGCCTTTTTTTTATCAAACGTGGTTGGCACTGCCTTTTCATACGAAATTATTTTCACAGTCCAGAATATTCGAAATAACCAGGGTTACCTTATGGCTGCCCTGCACAACCAAAGCAACACATTCCCGGGCAAGGGCGGTGCCTTAATATACATCAAAGCACAAGCGAAAAAGGGTGTAATGAAGCAGAAATTCCTGGTGGAGACGCCGGGAAATTATGCCATATCAATTTTTCATGATGAAAATAACAATGGTGTCCTGGATAAGAATTTGTTGGGCATACCCACCGAAGGGTATGGTTTTTCAAATACTGCCGAACCTGATTTCAAAAAAGCCGTATTACATGTCAATAAAGAGACTACTGAAGTAACCATTGATTTAAAATACCCTTACAACCCCCCAAAGAATCAAAAGTAG
- a CDS encoding insulinase family protein: MVAIGGCSMPVEREIAPPATYLGHVIKSPADTRDYRHLTLDSGLKVLLISDPDTDKAAAAVDVGVGSYNDPDNRLGLAHFLEHMLFLGNKKYPEVDGYFQYIKANGGSANAYTADVRTNYFFDINSDKLQPALDQLAQFFVSPTLDPSYVDRERHAVDSEYQLHTREDGWRLLTALNATSNPEHPKSRFSIGNLETLNNEDGQSLWKDLKAFYDRYYVAENIGVVVYGKESTDTLEKWGRASFKGLPAHQSPDTAIGVTPYTSKELGVRINVVPLKETRVLSLNFPMESVYPYYKKKPLGYLARLLGYEGKGSLHSLLKEQGLIDSLAAYSSDVPNEYSEFAVRMELTPKGLDKVDEISAMVFDYLDLIRREGLLKRLYDESHDIAQLGFRFQEDRSPQQTVSALAARMHYLPAENILDANYLYEQYDPELIGQFLDKMTPENLRQVVIAQGLETDKVEPYFDTHYSVRPLNAALVKRLNTPKRQAGLTIPAPNTFIANDFEMRHKDASVKEPRHIVHKPGIDVWSMTDTSFTMPRANVRIKLTTPAASDSPESIVLLQLYRALLSRSLNEYGYPAKEAGLYYSIAAGREGMMISLAGYQDKQSTLLKDILAGVEQFNPDKQAFLQERAQLIRGLKNKAFQPPYRLGMDALNQVIYRNYPDDETLLKAAESVTFESLVGYVRAFFNTGHIEMLVHGNHSQQEAQALARMVEATLMKKAGERYSDPYNLLTDQSRVYELNVKHNDSVFIAYYQRPETDNHERARYALLGRLLATPFFNSLRTEQQLGYVVLAGARPVEKHPGMIFVVQSPKLDPLGLEARVDTFLKQQKDRMAKLTEEELKQYQQGLMGDLLKRDANLDERGSRFWQAINSQETFDNREKIAEEISKMTVADMQQALATLLEGKGRLVVRSFGEGHQQAKKDLVDDTVCHDLSCFNDLPRGR; encoded by the coding sequence ATGGTTGCAATAGGTGGTTGTTCTATGCCAGTTGAAAGGGAGATAGCCCCCCCGGCTACATATTTAGGTCATGTTATCAAAAGTCCGGCAGATACCCGGGACTATCGCCATCTAACCCTGGATAGCGGTCTCAAGGTGCTGTTGATATCCGATCCTGATACGGATAAAGCTGCCGCAGCCGTTGATGTGGGGGTAGGAAGTTATAATGATCCGGATAATCGCCTGGGTCTTGCTCATTTTCTGGAACACATGCTGTTTTTAGGCAATAAAAAATACCCGGAGGTTGATGGTTATTTCCAGTATATAAAAGCCAATGGCGGCAGTGCCAATGCCTATACAGCGGATGTCCGTACTAACTATTTCTTTGATATTAACAGTGACAAACTGCAGCCGGCACTGGATCAACTGGCCCAGTTTTTTGTCTCGCCGACACTGGACCCGAGCTATGTGGACCGTGAACGCCATGCCGTGGATTCAGAATACCAGCTGCATACCCGCGAGGATGGCTGGCGTTTGCTGACAGCGCTCAATGCGACGTCTAATCCCGAGCATCCGAAGAGTCGTTTTTCCATTGGTAATCTTGAGACCCTTAATAATGAAGATGGCCAGTCTCTATGGAAGGATCTTAAAGCCTTTTATGACCGGTACTATGTGGCTGAGAATATAGGGGTAGTGGTTTATGGTAAGGAGAGTACGGACACTCTGGAAAAATGGGGCAGGGCTTCCTTTAAAGGGCTGCCGGCTCATCAATCGCCGGATACTGCCATTGGTGTCACTCCTTATACCAGTAAAGAACTGGGGGTGCGTATCAATGTGGTTCCTTTGAAAGAAACCCGGGTACTGTCCCTTAACTTTCCCATGGAAAGTGTCTACCCCTACTATAAAAAGAAACCACTGGGCTACCTTGCCAGACTATTGGGGTATGAAGGAAAAGGCAGCCTCCATAGCCTGCTGAAGGAACAGGGGCTGATCGATTCACTGGCGGCCTATAGCAGTGATGTACCTAACGAGTACAGCGAGTTTGCCGTTCGAATGGAGCTAACACCCAAGGGGTTGGATAAGGTTGATGAAATATCAGCTATGGTATTTGACTACCTTGATTTAATTCGCCGGGAGGGCCTGCTAAAGCGCCTTTATGATGAAAGTCATGATATTGCCCAGCTAGGATTCAGGTTCCAGGAAGATAGAAGCCCTCAGCAAACAGTATCGGCACTGGCAGCACGAATGCACTATTTACCGGCTGAAAATATACTGGATGCCAATTACCTTTATGAGCAGTATGACCCGGAACTGATTGGTCAGTTTCTTGATAAAATGACGCCGGAGAATCTGCGCCAGGTGGTCATTGCCCAAGGGTTGGAGACCGATAAGGTTGAACCCTATTTTGATACCCATTACAGCGTCAGGCCTTTGAATGCTGCGCTGGTAAAGCGTTTAAACACTCCGAAGCGGCAGGCAGGGCTGACCATTCCTGCTCCCAATACATTTATTGCCAATGATTTTGAGATGCGTCACAAGGACGCTTCTGTCAAAGAACCCCGGCATATTGTCCATAAACCCGGTATTGATGTCTGGAGCATGACGGACACCAGCTTTACCATGCCCCGGGCCAATGTCCGGATTAAACTGACCACACCAGCCGCTTCCGATTCTCCGGAAAGCATTGTGCTGCTGCAGCTCTACCGGGCACTGTTATCCCGTAGCCTGAATGAATATGGCTACCCGGCCAAGGAGGCAGGGCTTTACTATTCCATTGCCGCAGGTCGTGAGGGCATGATGATCAGCCTGGCAGGCTATCAGGATAAACAAAGTACGCTGCTTAAAGATATTCTGGCGGGTGTGGAGCAATTCAATCCGGATAAACAGGCATTTTTACAAGAGCGTGCCCAGTTAATCCGGGGACTGAAAAACAAGGCGTTCCAGCCACCCTATCGCCTGGGAATGGATGCCCTTAATCAGGTGATTTATCGCAATTATCCTGATGACGAAACCCTGTTGAAAGCGGCTGAATCAGTGACTTTTGAATCACTGGTTGGTTATGTCAGGGCCTTTTTCAATACCGGGCATATCGAGATGCTGGTTCATGGTAATCACAGCCAGCAGGAAGCCCAGGCCCTGGCTCGTATGGTTGAAGCCACACTGATGAAAAAAGCGGGTGAGCGGTATTCTGACCCATACAATCTTCTGACAGATCAGAGCAGAGTGTATGAGCTGAATGTCAAGCATAACGACTCGGTGTTTATAGCGTACTATCAGCGTCCGGAAACAGATAACCATGAGCGGGCCCGCTATGCCTTGCTGGGACGTCTGCTGGCCACACCATTTTTCAATTCCCTGAGAACGGAGCAGCAGTTGGGTTATGTAGTGCTGGCGGGCGCACGACCCGTGGAAAAACACCCCGGTATGATCTTTGTGGTGCAGTCACCAAAGCTTGATCCACTGGGACTGGAGGCGCGGGTTGATACGTTTCTTAAGCAGCAGAAAGACCGCATGGCCAAGCTGACGGAAGAAGAGCTGAAACAGTATCAACAGGGGCTGATGGGCGATCTGCTCAAGCGGGATGCCAATCTGGATGAGCGGGGTTCCCGTTTCTGGCAAGCTATCAATAGTCAGGAGACCTTTGATAACCGGGAGAAAATTGCAGAGGAAATTAGCAAAATGACCGTGGCTGATATGCAACAAGCCCTGGCTACCCTACTGGAAGGCAAGGGGCGTTTGGTGGTTCGCTCATTTGGTGAGGGGCATCAGCAGGCGAAAAAAGACCTGGTGGATGACACTGTCTGCCACGATTTGAGTTGTTTTAACGATTTACCCAGAGGAAGGTAG